From a single Opisthocomus hoazin isolate bOpiHoa1 chromosome 6, bOpiHoa1.hap1, whole genome shotgun sequence genomic region:
- the PLEKHA1 gene encoding pleckstrin homology domain-containing family A member 1 isoform X5, whose amino-acid sequence MRIVGNFCGGTSFWTLEKTVWCGTWITHRIFPLDLHLLESLNLPTFQSDATKLRPKAEFCFVMNAGMRKYFLQANDQQDLVEWVNVLNKATKITVPKQSDPLCQMDNANRQAESPGGKKQVSYRTEIVGGVPIITPTQKEEFSECSEGGDRSYLKRSQSHLPYFAAKHPPDNAIIKAGYCVKQGAVMKNWKRRYFQLDENTIGYFKSELEKEPLRVIPLKEVHKVQECKQSDIMMRDNLFEIVTTSRTFYVQADSPEDMHSWIKAISGAIVAQRGPGRSAASEHPESSSEPNHALCSAVPAPATSHSTAAHGSPLVPNPHAKYPALEKRGFHESFTKAKPGSYKIQVVAPRESASKMTEWGLSGPQSKNGTQEQDPGLVDLDDASLPVSDV is encoded by the exons AATCTTCCCTCTGGATCTCCACCTGTTGGAGTCATTAAACTTACCTACATTTCAAAG CGATGCAACTAAGCTAAGGCCAAAGGCAGAATTCTGTTTTG TTATGAATGCAGGGATGAGAAAATACTTTCTACAAGCCAATGATCAGCAGGACCTAGTTGAATGGGTGAACGTTCTGAACAAAGCTACCAAAATCACA GTACCAAAGCAGTCTGATCCTCTCTGTCAAATGGATAATGCAAACCGTCAAGCTGAAAGCCCAGGTGGAAAGAAGCAAGTGTCTTACAGGACAGAAATTGTTGGCGGTGTTCCCATCATTACACCTACCCAG AAAGAAGAATTCAGTGAGTGCAGTGAAGGGGGTGACAGGAGTTATTTGAAACGGTCACAAAGTCACCTTCCTTATTTTGCTGCTAAGCATCCCCCAGACAATGCTATTATCAAAGCTGGCTACTGTGTAAAACAAGGAGCAGTG aTGAAGAACTGGAAGAGAAGATACTTTCAGTTAGATGAAAACACAATAGGATATTTCAAGTCTGAACTG gaaaaggaaCCTCTCAGGGTTATACCACTTAAGGAGGTCCATAAAGTTCAGGAGTGCAAACAAAG TGATATAATGATGAGAGACAATCTCTTTGAAATTGTAACAACTTCTCGAACCTTTTATGTAcag GCGGACAGTCCAGAAGACATGCACAGTTGGATAAAAGCAATTTCTGGCGCCATCGTAGCACAGCGGGGACCTGGAAGATCAGCAGCTTCC GAGCATCCCGAGTCTTCTTCCGAACCCAACCATGCTCTCTGTTCTGCcgtcccagccccagccacctCACATTCCACAGCCGCTCACGGCAGCCCTCTGGTCCCAAACCCTCACGCCAAATACCCTGCCTTGGAGAAGCGAGGATTTCACGAATCTTTTACCAAGGCCAAGCCAGGGAGCTACAAGATCCAGGTTGTCGCTCCAAGAGAATCAGCTTCCAAAATGACTGAATGGGGCCTGTCAGGACCCCAAAGTAAAAATGGCACTCAGGAACAGGATCCTGGCCTGGTGGATCTGGATGATGCAAGCCTTCCAGTTAGCGATGTGTAG